The following are encoded in a window of Impatiens glandulifera chromosome 5, dImpGla2.1, whole genome shotgun sequence genomic DNA:
- the LOC124939154 gene encoding 1-aminocyclopropane-1-carboxylate synthase 2-like, which produces LSNPSNPLGTVLNISALKSLLSFVTQKNIHLVCDEIYDGTVFKKPRFVSVSEALHQTEGVNKNLVHIIYGLSKDLGLTGFRVGIVYSYNDYVVNSARKMSSFGLVSTQTQYLIASMLLDDDFVDGFLDENVKRLGSRHKLFIEGLMEDGIKCLERNAGLFCWMDLRHMLKGGTTQEEISLWQVIINQVKLNISQGSSFHCSEPRWFRVCFANIDNETVKIAQKRFGKFVRDDRVNKERDLKIATK; this is translated from the coding sequence CTAAGTAACCCATCTAACCCACTTGGCACGGTTCTTAACATATCCGCTCTTAAATCTTTACTATCTTTTGttactcaaaagaatattcatCTTGTATGTGATGAGATATACGACGGTAcagttttcaaaaaacctcGATTTGTTAGTGTCTCCGAGGCACTACATCAAACCGAGGGTGTGAATAAAAACCTTGTACACATTATTTATGGTTTGTCGAAGGATTTGGGCCTCACAGGTTTCAGGGTTGGGATTGTCTACTCTTACAATGATTATGTCGTGAATAGTGCTAGGAAAATGTCTAGCTTTGGACTTGTTTCTACTCAAACTCAGTACTTGATTGCATCGATGTTGTTAGACGATGATTTCGTCGATGGGTTTCTCgatgaaaatgtgaaaaggttGGGAAGTAGACACAAGTTGTTCATTGAAGGGCTCATGGAAGATGGAATCAAGTGTTTGGAGAGAAATGCGGGTCTTTTTTGTTGGATGGACTTGAGACACATGTTGAAAGGGGGCACCACCCAAGAGGAAATAAGTCTTTGGCAAGTTATTATCAACCAAGTTAAACTCAATATTTCACAAGGCTCTTCTTTTCATTGCTCGGAGCCTAGatggtttagggtttgtttCGCTAACATTGATAATGAGACCGTGAAAATTGCACAAAAGAGATTTGGAAAGTTCGTGAGAGACGATAGGGTTAACAAAGAAAGAGATCTGAAAATTGCGACAAAATAA